In Burkholderia gladioli, a genomic segment contains:
- the atpB gene encoding F0F1 ATP synthase subunit A encodes MAASEGTHALDPSEYIAHHLQNFTSSHQTSIVDFHVWNLDTLFWSIVCGLVTILVLRLAARKATPGVPGRFQCLIEMIVEMVEDQSKAVVHGNRTFIAPLALTVFVWVLLMNSLDFLPVDLPGRVIGALGLAGVIPNHRIVPTADLNGTLGIALGVFILMLYYSIKIKGVGGFAHELVSAPFGAHPLLWIPNLALNIVEYVAKTVSLGMRLFGNMYAGELVFLLIALLGSMWSFGGDATVLGFVGHVIAGSVWAIFHILIVLLQAFIFMMLTLVYLGQAHESH; translated from the coding sequence ATGGCAGCTAGCGAAGGCACGCACGCTCTGGATCCGTCCGAGTACATTGCGCACCACTTGCAGAACTTCACCTCCTCGCATCAGACGTCGATCGTCGACTTCCATGTGTGGAATCTCGATACGCTGTTCTGGTCGATCGTCTGTGGTCTCGTGACCATCCTGGTGCTGCGCCTTGCTGCTCGCAAGGCCACGCCGGGCGTGCCGGGCCGCTTCCAGTGCCTGATCGAGATGATCGTCGAGATGGTCGAGGATCAATCGAAGGCGGTGGTGCACGGCAACCGCACCTTCATCGCGCCGCTGGCCCTGACGGTGTTCGTCTGGGTGCTGCTGATGAACTCCCTCGACTTCCTCCCCGTCGACCTCCCGGGCCGCGTGATCGGCGCGCTGGGCCTGGCCGGCGTGATCCCCAATCACCGCATCGTCCCCACCGCCGACTTGAACGGCACGCTCGGCATCGCGCTCGGCGTGTTCATCCTGATGCTCTACTACAGCATCAAGATCAAGGGCGTCGGCGGCTTCGCGCACGAGCTGGTCTCGGCACCGTTCGGCGCGCACCCGCTGCTGTGGATCCCGAACCTTGCGTTGAACATCGTCGAATACGTCGCCAAGACCGTTTCGCTCGGCATGCGGCTGTTCGGCAACATGTACGCGGGTGAGCTGGTGTTCCTGCTGATCGCTCTGCTGGGCAGCATGTGGAGCTTCGGCGGCGACGCGACGGTTCTCGGCTTCGTCGGTCACGTGATCGCGGGCAGCGTCTGGGCAATCTTCCACATCCTGATTGTTCTGTTGCAGGCATTCATCTTCATGATGCTGACGCTGGTGTATCTCGGCCAGGCGCACGAATCGCACTGA
- the atpE gene encoding F0F1 ATP synthase subunit C codes for MQAFIANIQGLTAIGIGIIIGLGAVGACIGIGLMGGKYIEACARQPELINPLQTKMFLLAGLIDAAFLIGVGVAMLFAFANPLLSKLAG; via the coding sequence ATGCAAGCTTTCATCGCCAACATCCAGGGTCTGACCGCTATCGGTATCGGCATCATCATCGGCCTGGGTGCCGTCGGCGCCTGTATCGGTATCGGCCTGATGGGTGGCAAGTACATCGAAGCCTGCGCACGTCAGCCCGAGCTGATCAACCCGCTGCAAACCAAGATGTTCCTGCTGGCTGGCCTGATCGACGCGGCATTCCTGATCGGTGTTGGCGTGGCGATGCTGTTCGCGTTCGCGAACCCGCTCCTGTCGAAGCTCGCAGGCTAA
- a CDS encoding F0F1 ATP synthase subunit B produces MNLNATLFAQMVVFLILAWFTMKFVWPPLINALDERAKKIADGLAAAEKGKAELAAAHKAADQELAQARTDGQQRIADAEKRAIAVADEIKANAQAEAARIVAQAKADAEQQIVKARELLRADVATLAVKGAEQILKREVDQAAHAELLNQLKAEL; encoded by the coding sequence GTGAATCTCAACGCAACCCTGTTTGCGCAAATGGTCGTGTTCCTGATCCTCGCGTGGTTCACGATGAAGTTCGTGTGGCCGCCGCTGATCAACGCACTCGACGAACGCGCGAAGAAGATTGCCGACGGTCTCGCCGCAGCGGAAAAGGGCAAGGCGGAACTCGCAGCGGCGCACAAGGCCGCTGACCAGGAGCTCGCGCAAGCCCGTACCGACGGACAGCAACGCATCGCCGACGCCGAAAAGCGCGCGATCGCCGTCGCGGACGAAATCAAGGCGAACGCGCAGGCCGAAGCGGCCCGCATCGTCGCCCAGGCGAAGGCCGACGCCGAACAGCAAATCGTGAAGGCCCGTGAACTGCTGCGCGCGGATGTCGCGACGCTGGCCGTCAAGGGCGCCGAACAGATCCTGAAGCGCGAAGTCGACCAGGCGGCCCACGCCGAACTGCTGAATCAACTGAAAGCCGAGCTCTGA
- a CDS encoding F0F1 ATP synthase subunit delta: MAEFATIARPYAEALFRVAEAGDVAAWSTLVKELAQVAQLPEVQSVASNPKVGREQVVELLIAAVKSPLASGTEAKNFVRMLVDNHRTVLLPEIAVQFEALKNAREGAADVQIVSAFPLEGAPLAELLASLERKFARKLKPTVEVDPSLIGGVRVTVGDEVLDTSVRARLVSMQSALTA; the protein is encoded by the coding sequence ATGGCCGAATTTGCAACCATCGCCCGCCCTTACGCAGAAGCGCTGTTTCGCGTGGCCGAGGCTGGTGACGTCGCCGCCTGGTCCACCCTCGTCAAGGAGCTGGCCCAGGTTGCGCAACTGCCCGAAGTCCAGTCCGTCGCGTCCAACCCGAAGGTCGGGCGCGAACAGGTCGTCGAACTGCTGATCGCCGCGGTGAAGTCGCCGCTGGCGAGCGGCACGGAAGCGAAGAACTTCGTGCGGATGCTGGTCGACAATCACCGCACCGTGCTGCTGCCGGAGATCGCCGTGCAATTCGAGGCGCTGAAGAATGCGCGCGAAGGCGCCGCCGACGTGCAGATCGTCAGCGCGTTTCCGCTCGAAGGCGCGCCTCTCGCCGAGCTGCTCGCGAGCCTCGAACGGAAATTCGCACGCAAGCTGAAGCCGACGGTCGAGGTCGACCCGTCGTTGATCGGCGGCGTGCGCGTGACGGTCGGCGACGAAGTGCTCGACACCTCGGTGCGCGCGCGGCTGGTCAGCATGCAAAGCGCACTGACCGCCTGA
- the atpA gene encoding F0F1 ATP synthase subunit alpha, with product MQLNPSEISELIKSRIQGLEASADVRNQGTVISVTDGIVRIHGLSDVMQGEMLEFPGNTFGLALNLERDSVGAVILGDYGHISEGNIVKTTGRILEVPVGPELIGRVVDALGNPIDGKGPVNAKATDAIEKIAPGVIWRHGVSQPVQTGVKSIDAMVPIGRGQRELIIGDRQTGKTAVALDTIINQKGKDLVCIYVAIGQKASSIMNVVRKLEETGAMEYTIVVSASASDSAAMQYLAPYAGCTMGEYFRDRGQDALIIYDDLTKQAWAYRQISLLLRRPPGREAYPGDVFYLHSRLLERAARVSEEYVEKFTNGEVKGKTGSLTALPIIETQAGDVTAFVPTNVISITDGQIFLETDLFNAGIRPAINAGVSVSRVGGAAQTNVVKKLSGGIRTDLAQYRELAAFAQFASDLDAATRKQLERGRRVTELLKQPQYQPLQVWELAVALFSANNGYLDDVEVKDVLAFEKGLREYLKTSHADLIKRIEDTKALSKEDDGALHEALKSFKKSGAY from the coding sequence ATGCAACTCAATCCCTCTGAGATCAGCGAGCTGATCAAGAGCCGGATCCAGGGCCTTGAAGCGAGCGCGGACGTTCGCAACCAGGGCACCGTGATCTCCGTGACGGACGGCATCGTGCGCATCCACGGCCTGTCGGACGTGATGCAGGGCGAAATGCTCGAATTCCCGGGCAACACCTTCGGCCTCGCGCTGAACCTCGAGCGCGACTCGGTCGGCGCGGTGATCCTGGGCGACTACGGCCACATCTCCGAAGGCAACATCGTCAAGACGACGGGTCGCATTCTGGAAGTGCCGGTCGGTCCCGAACTGATCGGCCGCGTGGTCGATGCGCTCGGCAACCCGATCGACGGCAAGGGCCCCGTCAACGCCAAGGCCACCGACGCGATCGAGAAGATCGCTCCGGGCGTGATCTGGCGTCATGGCGTGTCGCAGCCGGTGCAGACCGGCGTGAAGTCGATCGACGCGATGGTGCCGATCGGCCGCGGCCAGCGCGAGCTGATCATCGGCGACCGCCAGACTGGCAAGACCGCCGTGGCGCTCGACACGATCATCAACCAGAAGGGCAAGGACCTCGTCTGTATCTACGTCGCGATCGGCCAGAAGGCTTCGTCGATCATGAACGTGGTGCGCAAGCTCGAGGAAACCGGCGCGATGGAATACACCATCGTGGTGTCGGCCTCGGCTTCGGATTCGGCCGCGATGCAGTACCTCGCGCCGTACGCCGGCTGCACGATGGGCGAATACTTCCGCGATCGCGGTCAAGACGCCCTGATCATCTATGACGATCTGACCAAGCAAGCCTGGGCTTATCGCCAGATCTCGCTGCTGCTGCGCCGCCCGCCGGGCCGCGAAGCCTATCCCGGCGACGTGTTCTATCTCCACTCGCGTCTGCTCGAGCGCGCCGCGCGCGTCTCGGAAGAGTACGTCGAGAAGTTCACGAACGGCGAAGTGAAGGGCAAGACCGGTTCGCTGACGGCCCTGCCGATCATCGAAACGCAGGCAGGCGACGTCACGGCCTTCGTGCCGACCAACGTGATCTCGATCACGGACGGCCAGATCTTCCTGGAAACCGACCTGTTCAACGCGGGCATCCGTCCGGCAATCAACGCCGGCGTGTCGGTGTCGCGAGTCGGTGGCGCCGCGCAGACCAACGTCGTGAAGAAGCTCTCGGGCGGTATCCGTACCGACCTGGCGCAGTACCGCGAGCTGGCTGCCTTCGCGCAGTTCGCCTCGGACCTGGATGCCGCCACGCGCAAGCAGCTCGAGCGCGGCCGCCGCGTCACGGAACTGCTCAAGCAGCCGCAGTACCAGCCGCTGCAGGTCTGGGAACTGGCCGTCGCGCTGTTCTCGGCGAACAACGGCTACCTCGACGACGTCGAGGTGAAGGACGTGCTCGCCTTCGAGAAGGGCCTGCGCGAGTACCTGAAGACCAGCCACGCCGACCTGATCAAGCGTATCGAAGACACCAAGGCTTTGTCGAAGGAAGACGACGGCGCGCTGCACGAAGCGCTGAAGTCCTTCAAGAAGTCGGGCGCCTATTGA